One region of Phaeobacter inhibens DSM 16374 genomic DNA includes:
- a CDS encoding L,D-transpeptidase, which translates to MLSRRAFLASSAAASLWPQIGSAETVFDPTPQEVRIKKEFAPGQILVLPRSYYLYYVTEPRRARRYGVGVGRAGLEFTGTAVIQAKKEWPTWRPTDEMIERDPHSYARFVDNKYIQPGGTDNPLGARALYLFQNGIDTYFRIHGTNQPQTIGHSVSNGCIRMTNEHIVDLYERVPLGTVVTVL; encoded by the coding sequence ATGTTGTCACGCCGCGCCTTTCTGGCCAGCTCAGCCGCAGCCTCGCTCTGGCCCCAGATCGGGTCAGCCGAAACGGTCTTTGATCCGACCCCGCAAGAGGTTCGCATCAAGAAGGAATTCGCCCCCGGGCAAATTCTGGTGCTGCCGCGATCCTATTACCTTTATTATGTAACCGAGCCGCGACGGGCGCGTCGTTACGGGGTTGGGGTTGGTCGCGCAGGCCTCGAATTTACCGGCACCGCCGTCATTCAGGCCAAGAAAGAATGGCCGACCTGGCGCCCGACCGATGAGATGATCGAACGCGATCCGCACAGCTATGCCCGCTTTGTCGATAACAAATACATCCAGCCCGGTGGCACTGATAACCCGCTGGGGGCGCGCGCGCTCTACCTGTTTCAGAACGGCATCGACACCTATTTCCGCATTCACGGCACCAACCAGCCGCAGACCATCGGGCATTCCGTCTCCAACGGCTGCATCCGCATGACCAACGAGCATATTGTCGATCTCTACGAACGGGTGCCTTTGGGAACCGTGGTGACGGTGCTCTGA
- the trxC gene encoding thioredoxin TrxC → MGAKTLTCLSCAQLNRVPEDRLAAGPKCGTCGAALIPAGPVDVDPATLQKAAAQDDLPLVVDFWAPWCGPCKMMAPDFAKAAKSLKGQVRLVKLNTQTHQSTGARYRIKGIPTLVRFARGKEQKRQAGAMRAGQIVSWAKG, encoded by the coding sequence ATGGGCGCAAAGACCCTGACCTGCCTCAGCTGTGCGCAGCTGAACCGCGTGCCGGAGGACCGTCTGGCTGCGGGTCCCAAATGTGGCACCTGCGGCGCGGCGCTGATCCCGGCCGGGCCGGTTGATGTTGATCCCGCCACCCTGCAAAAGGCTGCGGCGCAGGATGATCTGCCGCTGGTGGTGGATTTCTGGGCGCCCTGGTGTGGGCCCTGCAAGATGATGGCTCCGGATTTTGCCAAGGCGGCGAAGTCGCTGAAGGGGCAGGTGCGGCTGGTCAAGCTGAATACCCAGACCCATCAGTCCACCGGCGCGCGTTACCGCATCAAGGGGATCCCGACGCTGGTGCGCTTTGCCCGTGGCAAGGAGCAGAAGCGACAAGCCGGTGCCATGCGCGCAGGGCAGATCGTCAGCTGGGCCAAGGGATAA
- the ettA gene encoding energy-dependent translational throttle protein EttA, protein MAAYQYVYHMQGVSKTYPGGKKCFENIHLSFLPGVKIGVVGVNGAGKSTLMKIMAGLDTDFTGEAWAAEGAKVGYLPQEPKLDESLTVRENVMLGVKAKKDKVDRFNQIAVEMAENYTDELMEEMTALQDSIDAENLWDLDSQIDISMEALRCPPDDAEIANLSGGERRRVALCKLLLEAPEMLLLDEPTNHLDAETIAWLQQHLIDYKGTILCVTHDRYFLDDITSWILELDRGKGIPYEGNYSAWLEQKAKRLEQEAREDKSKQKTLERELEWMRQGAKARQAKSKARINAYNDLASQSEREKLTRAQIVIPNGPRLGSKVIEVEGISKHYGDKQLVEGLSFDLPPGGIVGVIGPNGAGKSTLFRMLTGQEQPDEGNVSYGDTVKLSYVDQSRDDLNDNETVWEAISGGAEIIELGDAQVNSRAYCSSFNFKGGDQQKKLSLLSGGERNRVHMARLLKEGGNVLLLDEPTNDLDVETLRALEDALVDFAGCAVVISHDRFFLDRICTHILAFEGDAHVEWFEGNFEDYEEDKKRRLGPDALEPKRLKHKKFVR, encoded by the coding sequence ATGGCTGCCTATCAATACGTCTACCACATGCAGGGGGTCTCCAAGACCTATCCCGGTGGCAAGAAATGCTTTGAAAACATCCACCTGTCCTTTCTCCCCGGTGTGAAAATCGGTGTCGTCGGCGTCAACGGCGCCGGTAAATCCACCCTGATGAAGATCATGGCCGGGCTGGATACAGATTTCACCGGTGAGGCCTGGGCGGCTGAGGGAGCCAAAGTCGGCTATCTGCCGCAGGAGCCGAAGCTGGACGAAAGCCTGACTGTGCGTGAAAACGTCATGCTGGGTGTCAAAGCCAAGAAAGACAAGGTCGACCGTTTCAACCAGATCGCGGTCGAGATGGCCGAGAACTACACCGATGAGCTGATGGAAGAGATGACCGCGCTGCAAGACAGCATCGATGCGGAAAACCTCTGGGATCTGGACAGCCAGATCGACATCTCGATGGAGGCGCTGCGCTGCCCGCCGGATGATGCTGAAATCGCCAACCTGTCGGGCGGTGAACGCCGCCGAGTAGCCCTGTGCAAGCTGTTGCTGGAAGCGCCGGAAATGCTACTGCTTGACGAACCGACCAACCACCTTGATGCCGAGACCATCGCCTGGCTGCAGCAGCACCTGATTGACTACAAGGGCACCATCCTCTGCGTCACTCACGACCGCTATTTCCTGGACGATATCACCAGCTGGATCCTTGAACTGGATCGCGGCAAGGGCATCCCATACGAAGGCAACTACTCTGCCTGGCTGGAGCAAAAGGCCAAGCGCCTTGAGCAGGAAGCGCGCGAAGACAAATCCAAGCAGAAGACGCTGGAACGCGAGTTGGAATGGATGCGTCAAGGTGCCAAGGCGCGGCAGGCCAAATCCAAGGCCCGGATCAACGCCTATAATGATCTGGCCAGCCAATCCGAGCGCGAGAAACTGACCCGCGCCCAGATCGTCATCCCCAACGGCCCGCGTCTGGGATCCAAGGTGATCGAGGTTGAAGGCATCTCCAAACACTATGGTGACAAGCAGCTGGTTGAGGGGCTGTCCTTTGACCTGCCCCCCGGCGGCATTGTTGGCGTGATCGGCCCCAATGGTGCGGGTAAATCGACCCTGTTCCGCATGCTGACCGGTCAGGAGCAGCCCGATGAGGGCAATGTCAGCTATGGCGACACCGTGAAGCTGTCCTATGTCGACCAGTCGCGCGACGATCTGAATGACAATGAAACCGTCTGGGAGGCCATCTCCGGCGGCGCCGAAATCATCGAACTGGGCGACGCGCAGGTCAATTCCCGCGCCTATTGCTCGTCCTTCAACTTCAAGGGCGGCGACCAGCAGAAGAAATTGAGCCTCCTGTCCGGTGGTGAACGCAACCGGGTCCATATGGCGCGCTTGCTGAAAGAGGGCGGCAACGTGCTGCTGCTGGATGAACCGACCAACGATCTGGACGTGGAAACCCTGCGGGCGTTGGAAGATGCTCTCGTGGATTTCGCCGGCTGCGCCGTGGTGATCTCACACGACCGTTTCTTCCTCGACCGGATCTGTACGCATATTCTGGCGTTTGAGGGTGACGCCCATGTGGAATGGTTCGAGGGCAACTTCGAGGACTACGAAGAAGACAAGAAACGCCGTCTGGGCCCCGACGCGCTGGAGCCCAAGCGGTTGAAGCACAAGAAGTTTGTGCGGTGA
- a CDS encoding nicotinate-nucleotide adenylyltransferase — MCIKAVMMHRLPHIPPGTTVGLLGGSFDPPHEGHRAISLAALKRFGLDQLVWLVSPGNPLKAHPPAPLERRIAAAQELMDHPRVQISGIEAQLGTRYTAETLRILRKRHPGVRFVWLMGADNLADFHRWKDWQQILETVPVGVLARPGDRISARLSPAARLYAPYRLKGGQSRLLAEVCAPAWCFVNVPMVNASSTEIRARGDWSATQPR, encoded by the coding sequence ATGTGCATCAAGGCAGTTATGATGCATCGCTTGCCCCATATTCCGCCCGGAACCACCGTTGGTCTGCTGGGGGGGTCCTTTGATCCGCCGCATGAGGGGCACCGGGCGATTTCGCTTGCGGCGTTGAAGCGGTTCGGCCTGGATCAGCTGGTCTGGCTGGTCTCGCCGGGCAATCCGCTGAAGGCGCATCCGCCAGCGCCCTTGGAACGGCGGATCGCGGCGGCGCAGGAGCTGATGGATCACCCCCGTGTACAGATAAGCGGGATCGAGGCTCAGCTTGGCACGCGCTACACCGCCGAAACCCTGCGCATCCTGCGCAAACGCCATCCCGGGGTGCGGTTTGTTTGGTTGATGGGGGCGGACAATCTGGCGGATTTCCATCGCTGGAAGGATTGGCAGCAGATCTTGGAGACGGTGCCTGTGGGGGTGCTGGCGCGACCCGGTGATCGGATTTCAGCACGGCTGTCGCCTGCGGCGCGGCTCTATGCGCCCTACCGGCTGAAGGGCGGGCAGAGCCGACTGTTGGCAGAGGTCTGCGCACCGGCATGGTGTTTCGTCAATGTGCCGATGGTCAACGCCAGCTCAACCGAGATCCGGGCCCGTGGCGATTGGTCAGCGACGCAGCCCCGCTGA
- a CDS encoding DMT family transporter, with the protein MPVTAGAMVRAVMIMFVAMSMIPAGDLCGKLLTSGGLATPGFVAWSRFAIGTVLVLPFAWRGAWPLFGDWRLWLRAALLSGGILSIQIALKTEPLADVFAAFFIGPIVSYVLSVLLLREAVTPTRSLLMALGFCGVLLVVRPGLGGSANLIWAAVAGVCYGGFLTSSRWLSHLGTPLQLSLTQLSISALLTLPLGLAALPTPSLPTAALTFGSAGFSMLGNLLLLFAYAQAPASRLAPLIYFQLIAAVSLGWWVLDQWPDALTWAGLAVVIGAGLLSAGLRR; encoded by the coding sequence ATGCCTGTTACCGCTGGCGCGATGGTACGGGCAGTGATGATCATGTTTGTCGCCATGTCAATGATCCCTGCCGGGGACCTTTGCGGGAAACTGCTCACATCGGGCGGTCTGGCGACACCGGGATTTGTGGCATGGTCGCGGTTTGCAATCGGCACAGTATTGGTGCTGCCCTTTGCCTGGCGCGGGGCGTGGCCGCTGTTTGGCGACTGGCGGCTATGGCTTCGGGCGGCTCTGCTCAGCGGTGGCATCCTATCCATTCAGATCGCTCTCAAGACAGAACCACTGGCCGATGTTTTTGCCGCCTTCTTTATCGGGCCGATTGTCAGCTATGTGCTGTCGGTGCTGCTGCTGCGCGAAGCGGTGACACCAACGCGCAGCCTGTTGATGGCGCTGGGGTTCTGTGGCGTGTTGCTGGTTGTGCGCCCTGGGTTAGGCGGATCGGCCAATCTGATCTGGGCCGCAGTAGCAGGCGTCTGCTATGGTGGCTTCCTTACCAGCTCGCGCTGGCTTTCGCATCTGGGCACACCGTTGCAGCTGAGCCTGACGCAGCTGTCAATCAGCGCGCTGCTGACCCTGCCGTTGGGGCTCGCCGCGCTGCCGACCCCTAGCCTACCTACCGCAGCGCTGACCTTTGGCAGCGCCGGGTTCTCAATGCTGGGCAATCTGCTGCTGCTGTTTGCCTATGCGCAAGCGCCCGCATCGCGCCTGGCACCGCTGATCTATTTCCAGCTGATAGCAGCTGTCTCACTGGGATGGTGGGTCCTTGATCAATGGCCCGACGCGCTGACTTGGGCTGGTCTTGCGGTGGTGATCGGCGCCGGGCTTCTCTCAGCGGGGCTGCGTCGCTGA
- the dacB gene encoding D-alanyl-D-alanine carboxypeptidase/D-alanyl-D-alanine endopeptidase, producing the protein MISRRFFLTTCLASAAANTALANAPAVSLRPVARDPASLIRAGGGLKGLLSRAGLSGEVACAVADVKTGLRLEAEGAGAGLPPASVAKALTALYALDALGADHRFTTQIVATGGISGGVVAGDLVLVGGGDPMLNTDTLAQLAQALKTAGIREVRGAFRVWEGALPQIRTIDPGQPDHVGYSPAISGLALNYNRVHFEWKRAGQGWAVTMDARTKKYRPEVSVATMKIAQRSLPVYSYSEGKDTDRWTVASKALGKGGARWLPVRHPGAYTADVFRTMARANGVKLGNPKMAKSRPSGQVVAHHNSPPLDLMLKATLKYSNNLMAEMIGLAATQARGGRPRSLRDSAAEMNRWAAATYGMANTRLVDHSGLGEDSRVTPDDMVSVLVAAYRDGRLKPLLKSFPMRDSKGRILKGHPIKVAAKTGTLNFVSGLGGFMTATDGTVLAFAIFSADQKARSRISRAERERPQGARSWNRRAKQVQQKLIERWGRVYGS; encoded by the coding sequence ATGATTTCGCGACGTTTTTTTCTGACCACCTGCCTCGCCTCTGCGGCGGCGAACACCGCCCTGGCCAATGCGCCTGCGGTCTCTCTGCGTCCGGTGGCGCGCGATCCGGCCAGCCTGATCCGCGCTGGTGGCGGGCTGAAGGGGCTGTTGTCCCGCGCAGGCCTCTCGGGTGAGGTTGCCTGCGCGGTGGCCGATGTGAAAACCGGTTTGCGGCTGGAGGCCGAAGGGGCAGGTGCCGGGTTGCCGCCAGCCAGTGTCGCCAAGGCGCTGACCGCGCTTTATGCGCTGGATGCGCTGGGGGCTGACCACCGCTTTACCACGCAGATTGTTGCCACCGGCGGCATCAGCGGCGGTGTGGTTGCGGGCGATCTGGTGCTTGTGGGTGGCGGCGATCCGATGCTGAACACAGATACTCTCGCGCAGCTGGCTCAGGCGCTCAAGACTGCGGGCATCCGCGAAGTCCGCGGCGCCTTCCGCGTCTGGGAGGGCGCGCTGCCGCAGATCAGGACAATTGATCCCGGCCAACCCGATCATGTCGGCTATAGCCCGGCGATTTCAGGACTGGCGCTCAATTACAACCGGGTCCATTTTGAGTGGAAGCGCGCAGGCCAGGGCTGGGCCGTCACCATGGATGCCCGGACCAAGAAATATCGCCCCGAGGTCTCTGTTGCGACGATGAAAATCGCACAGCGCAGCCTGCCAGTTTACAGCTACTCCGAGGGCAAGGACACCGACCGTTGGACTGTCGCCAGCAAGGCGCTGGGCAAAGGAGGCGCGCGCTGGCTGCCCGTGCGCCATCCGGGGGCCTACACGGCGGATGTCTTCCGCACCATGGCGCGCGCCAATGGCGTCAAGCTGGGCAACCCGAAGATGGCCAAGTCCCGCCCCTCGGGGCAGGTGGTGGCCCATCACAACAGCCCGCCGCTGGATCTGATGCTGAAGGCGACGCTGAAATATTCCAACAATCTGATGGCCGAAATGATTGGTCTGGCTGCGACGCAGGCACGCGGCGGGCGGCCCCGCAGTCTGCGCGACTCTGCCGCGGAGATGAACCGCTGGGCGGCGGCAACCTATGGTATGGCCAACACCCGGCTGGTGGATCACTCCGGCCTTGGCGAGGATTCGCGGGTGACGCCAGATGATATGGTCAGCGTGCTGGTTGCCGCCTATCGCGATGGGCGGTTGAAACCTCTGCTGAAGTCCTTTCCCATGCGCGACAGCAAGGGCCGTATCCTGAAAGGCCACCCGATCAAGGTCGCGGCCAAGACCGGGACGCTCAACTTCGTGTCCGGTCTGGGCGGTTTCATGACGGCCACCGATGGCACCGTGCTGGCCTTTGCCATTTTCAGTGCCGATCAGAAGGCGCGGTCCCGCATCTCGCGGGCGGAGCGCGAACGCCCGCAGGGGGCAAGATCCTGGAACCGCCGCGCCAAACAGGTGCAACAAAAGCTGATTGAGCGGTGGGGGCGGGTTTACGGCAGTTGA
- a CDS encoding GNAT family N-acetyltransferase, which produces MTTLTTAPRLTTSRLVLRGPEREDLPAFTRFMTSAPSMIAQGETITADQAWFGFLSGVGHWHWHGFGFFMVTLRESGQPVGRVGLIKHSNWPEIELAWHLFEGAEGQGFATEAAIAVRTWASEDLGLDHLYSYIDHDNIRSQAVARRLGAVTDGTRAPHEPQAEIWVHAMAGG; this is translated from the coding sequence ATGACAACGCTCACGACCGCGCCCCGGCTGACAACGTCGCGGTTGGTCCTGCGAGGACCCGAGCGCGAAGACCTGCCCGCCTTTACCCGCTTCATGACCAGCGCCCCGTCGATGATTGCACAGGGTGAGACGATTACCGCAGATCAGGCTTGGTTCGGGTTTCTGTCTGGGGTTGGCCACTGGCATTGGCATGGCTTTGGCTTCTTTATGGTCACATTGCGGGAGAGTGGGCAGCCGGTCGGTCGCGTTGGCCTGATCAAACATTCCAACTGGCCGGAGATTGAGCTGGCCTGGCATCTGTTTGAAGGGGCCGAGGGACAGGGTTTTGCCACCGAAGCAGCCATAGCCGTCAGGACATGGGCTTCTGAGGATCTGGGGCTGGACCACCTCTACAGCTATATTGATCATGACAACATACGGTCGCAGGCGGTGGCAAGGCGGCTGGGGGCTGTCACAGACGGCACCCGCGCCCCGCATGAGCCGCAGGCAGAGATCTGGGTCCACGCCATGGCGGGCGGTTAG
- a CDS encoding tellurite resistance TerB family protein has translation MNTQTAHPFTPQDCLVALMVAVSASDENIRTAELVKIQSAVNMLPVFADYDIDRVNRTSQTVFDLFEQEDGLDALFGLIREDLPERLFETAYALACDVAAADGSLAESELRLLEEIRYELNIDRLHAAAIERGARARHMV, from the coding sequence ATGAACACCCAAACCGCCCATCCCTTTACCCCGCAGGATTGCCTTGTTGCGCTGATGGTGGCGGTGTCGGCCTCGGATGAGAATATCCGCACCGCTGAACTGGTGAAGATCCAGTCGGCGGTCAATATGCTGCCCGTGTTTGCTGATTACGACATTGATCGGGTCAATCGCACCTCGCAGACGGTGTTCGACCTCTTTGAGCAGGAAGACGGGCTGGACGCGCTGTTTGGGCTGATCCGTGAGGATCTGCCGGAGCGCCTGTTTGAGACCGCCTATGCGCTGGCCTGCGATGTGGCCGCAGCGGATGGCAGCCTGGCAGAGTCGGAACTGCGCCTGCTGGAAGAGATCCGTTATGAGCTGAACATTGACCGGCTGCATGCTGCTGCCATCGAACGCGGGGCCCGCGCCCGGCATATGGTCTGA
- a CDS encoding lysine--tRNA ligase, whose amino-acid sequence MSDLREEALKSKAWPFEEARRVLKRYAKGAPEKGYVLFETGYGPSGLPHIGTFGEVARTTMIKTAFEVISDIPTKLICFSDDLDGMRKVPGNVPNAESLQDHLQKPLTSVPDPFGEYESFGHHNNAMLRRFLDTFGFEYEFYSAKEFYESGQFDEVLKRAVDKYDDVMAIMLKSLREERRQTYSIFLPIHPETGRVLYVPMKKVCAETYTVTFDDEDGREWTLPVTGGNVKLQWKPDFGARWAALGVDFEMYGKDHSTNTPIYDGICRVLGHRPPEHFTYELFLDANGQKISKTSGNGISIDEWLTYASTESLAYFMYQKPKTAKRMHFDVIPKAVDEYHQQLRAYHTQDLKAQLSNPVWHIHGGDVPQSDMVVPFAMLLNIASVSNAEDKETLWGFINKYAPDATPESNPTMDQAAGFAVAYFNDFVKPEKTYRLPTDQERGALQDLADALKSSDAALAAIAKKNEIAGNTDPLPEADFADEEFLQSVVFAIGKIHGFEPLRAWFSAIYEVLLGASQGPRFGGFIALYGVEDTIKLIDQALAGELV is encoded by the coding sequence ATGTCTGATCTGCGCGAAGAAGCTCTCAAGAGCAAAGCCTGGCCGTTTGAAGAAGCCCGCCGGGTTCTCAAACGTTACGCCAAGGGCGCGCCGGAGAAGGGCTATGTTCTGTTCGAGACCGGCTATGGCCCCTCCGGCCTGCCGCATATCGGCACCTTCGGCGAGGTCGCCCGCACCACCATGATCAAAACCGCCTTTGAGGTGATCTCCGACATCCCGACGAAGCTGATCTGCTTCTCGGATGATCTGGACGGGATGCGCAAGGTGCCGGGCAATGTCCCCAACGCCGAAAGCCTGCAGGACCATCTGCAAAAGCCGCTGACCAGCGTTCCCGATCCCTTTGGCGAATACGAGAGTTTTGGCCACCACAACAACGCCATGCTGCGCCGGTTTCTTGATACCTTTGGCTTTGAGTATGAGTTCTACTCGGCCAAGGAATTCTATGAATCCGGTCAGTTCGACGAGGTGCTGAAGCGCGCGGTCGACAAATACGACGACGTCATGGCGATCATGCTGAAGTCCTTGCGCGAGGAACGCCGCCAGACCTATTCGATCTTCCTGCCGATCCACCCTGAGACTGGTCGCGTTCTCTATGTGCCGATGAAGAAGGTCTGCGCCGAGACCTACACCGTCACCTTTGACGACGAAGACGGCCGCGAATGGACCCTGCCGGTGACCGGCGGCAATGTGAAACTGCAGTGGAAACCGGATTTCGGCGCCCGCTGGGCTGCGCTGGGTGTCGATTTTGAGATGTACGGCAAAGACCATTCCACCAATACGCCGATCTATGATGGCATCTGCCGGGTGCTGGGCCACCGCCCGCCGGAGCATTTCACCTATGAGCTGTTCCTGGACGCCAATGGTCAGAAGATCTCGAAAACCTCCGGCAACGGCATTTCGATCGACGAATGGCTGACCTATGCCTCGACCGAGAGTCTGGCCTATTTCATGTACCAAAAGCCGAAGACCGCCAAGCGGATGCATTTCGACGTGATCCCCAAGGCGGTGGACGAATACCACCAGCAGCTGCGCGCCTATCACACCCAGGACCTGAAGGCGCAGCTCAGTAACCCGGTCTGGCACATCCACGGCGGTGATGTGCCGCAGTCGGATATGGTGGTGCCGTTTGCGATGCTGTTGAACATTGCCAGCGTATCCAACGCAGAGGACAAGGAAACGCTCTGGGGCTTCATCAACAAATACGCCCCTGATGCGACGCCCGAAAGCAATCCGACAATGGATCAGGCGGCCGGCTTTGCGGTGGCCTATTTCAATGACTTCGTGAAACCGGAGAAAACCTATCGCCTGCCCACCGATCAGGAGCGCGGGGCGCTTCAGGATCTGGCGGATGCGCTGAAATCTTCGGATGCGGCCCTCGCGGCCATTGCCAAGAAGAACGAAATCGCAGGCAACACCGATCCGCTGCCCGAGGCGGATTTTGCGGATGAGGAATTCCTGCAGTCCGTCGTCTTTGCCATCGGCAAGATCCACGGGTTTGAACCGCTGCGGGCGTGGTTCTCTGCGATCTACGAGGTGCTTCTGGGCGCCTCCCAAGGGCCGCGGTTTGGCGGGTTCATCGCCCTGTACGGGGTTGAGGACACCATCAAACTGATCGATCAGGCGCTGGCAGGTGAGCTGGTCTGA
- a CDS encoding DUF4864 domain-containing protein, which translates to MRKFMLMSACVAMMALPVSTAAEGRDTAITGVISDQIAAFLRGDAEAAFAHASPMIQGLFGSSERFATMVQSGYPMVWQPDEVRYLDLRTVAGGLWQRVMITDPEGRVHLLDYQMVETGSGWKINAVQLLTADAPTA; encoded by the coding sequence ATGCGCAAGTTTATGTTGATGAGTGCCTGTGTTGCCATGATGGCGCTGCCTGTTTCCACCGCTGCTGAGGGGCGGGATACGGCAATTACCGGGGTGATCAGTGATCAGATCGCCGCCTTCCTGCGCGGCGATGCAGAGGCCGCCTTTGCCCATGCGTCACCGATGATCCAAGGGCTGTTTGGCAGCTCTGAGCGGTTTGCGACCATGGTGCAGTCGGGCTACCCCATGGTCTGGCAACCGGATGAAGTGCGCTATCTGGACCTGCGCACTGTTGCGGGTGGACTGTGGCAGCGGGTGATGATCACCGACCCAGAGGGACGCGTACATCTCCTTGATTATCAGATGGTTGAGACCGGTTCGGGCTGGAAAATCAATGCCGTCCAGCTGCTGACCGCAGATGCCCCCACCGCCTGA